The genomic window cttTGAAATCTTGGTCTTATGATTCTTTCCAATTTGTACAGTTTCAACTTTGTGTATACTCCTCCATCTGAATGAATTATGGTAGTGTTATCCCTGAATCTAGCATTCCATCCAATTTGAGGACCTAATTGAGGTGGAATCTTGAGGGTTTATTTGAGATTCAATTGAATCTAAGCTCATTAATTTAAGCTCTAAACCTGCTGTCATAAAATAATAACAATGACATGCAGTAAATGGAATCCTGCGATGAATTTACCGGTATAGCAATTAAGCTATGCATGCAGGCTGAAGAGAGTTGGAAAAACTGGAGTTGGCACTCACAGAAAAAGATAGAAGTTAAACAGATAGCTGGGGATGTCTTGACTTAGTTTGATAGACCAGCTAAACCTCTAGAATCCTTCTTATTGGTTTCTGCAATAGAGTCCATGAAGACCTACTGTTGAGGTTAAAACATAGCCTGCAGCTCATGATCTTCCAGAAAAGATCATTGGTTCTTCCTCTATGAATTCTGAGATTGACAAGATGGGTAAATGGAAATGCTAAATGAAGTTTGCAATGAAATCACTGAAGAGATTGGAGATTTAGTAACTGATTTAAGATATGAATGCCCTGAAGATAACAAAGATGCATTACAAGATTGCAAATGCTCAATTAACAGCTCTCTGCGATTCAGATAGCACATTTTTCTTGTGACCTCGTACCCAAGTCACACTTGAAATATgtttgaagaaaaagaattgGAAGTAGCCACTGCAGAATCATGAGTGCAGCACTTTTAAGCAAGTTCTGTGTGTTTTATCTGTTCCAGAAATTTGTTTACTCATCCCACAGAAGTTCCATTCAGAAAATGACATGTTAAATGTTTCGAACTGTCTTTAACTACAGCATAGGAAAGTCTACCTCAGTTTTTCTACTTCTGGTTCTTTAACATCAAGTCTGATTCTTACTATTTTCAGAATTAGCATTTATCTGGAACTGGAGAAGAACATCTGTGGTCCTGATGCTTTGAAATGTGACTGAAGCAGACAATGGCATCTATGTCAATGTGGCATGGTCTGAAATGGCTGATTGTCAGGAGTCAAATAGTACCATGGACATATTGCGAAGTCCCCCTAGTTACTTTGCACACGATGTCCACCTAGTTACTTTgtacctttcttttcttttgattatagCCCTTGGTATTTTTTGTTCGAGTGATAGAAATCTCGACTTGGTTAATGGTTAGTGGAAATTGAAGTAATTATAAGGAATgttttttcatgcattttcttttgtttttattcatttCAGTTGCTCTTTATGTGAGTTTAAAAAACAAAGTAGTTTTTGATATGTATCTGATTGCTAGTTTTCAATTTGAAATTCCTTTGCTTCTTCTTGTTGTTTCTTTAGCTCTTCACGTTTTATATGCTCAATCTTCAAGCCTCTTAAGAACTGAAATAGGAGGGATAATGTGGTTCCATGTGTGTGTGTCTATCTCTTTCTGATTTGGCTATTCTGCATTTGATGATAGGTCAAGATTGGGAGAAGTAGAAGTTTACTCCCCTTTTCTTGACATGCCTTGGACAAATTCTTGAATATGCCCTTAAACAGCACTGCCTCTGGTTTCTTTATAGATTTAAGATGCTGAAGTTAAGATTATTATTTGGTCGaatgttttcttcttcttttatattTAGAAATTATGTACCATCATCAAATTGggatacctattgagatctttgAATTCTTGAATGCAGATTCTAGTCCTTTTCTGTGGGCCTAATGTGGTGAAAGTAAATGTAATTCGTGCTATTGCAAACCAAATCATGAACAAAGACACTCTAAGTAGGCTGATACTAATTGTGCAAAATCACATGACCAGCCAGGCTATGAAAGCTGTGGATCTCTTGCCTTTCAAAGTTGAGATTTTCCAGGTTGGTTGCCTTCTTTTCGCTGTTTGCATTTACCATTTATGTTTGAATATATTGGAATTTGGGAATGCTTGGCCTTTGAGCTGCTGCTGTAAGTATTCTTGCGTACCCTCTCCTCAAGGAACCTGTGAAATGAAGGAACTTTCCAGCAAAAAAATTTAGAGCACTTGGAGGTTTATGCTTTCCATGTGATTTatgatatttttccattttacgTTAGAATGTACTAATTACTCAAGGAAGCTCTAAGCATGTTCGAAGCTGTTTTAAGACTATGCATGATTTTGTCATTCATTTGGTGTAAGGTGAGTTTGGATTTTGTGGATAAAAATTGGAATAAACAGGCTtggagagggaaaaagaaaaagaaacagacCGTGCATTCAAATCGTGAAAGTTGCTACCGCCAATGAATCAGCATGCTATAGCCACTACAACTTTGCATTGCAATCATCTTCCAGTCTTTATTTCTTGCTACTCTATTTGGTACCTGCCTATAATTCCAGTTTCCTCCATGCTCTCTTTGTCGTCTGCAACCATTTTTTCAACTCTAAGCCTCTGATGGAGCAGTGAGTAATATATGTCACTCCCTTTTTGTGATTTTAGAAAGTGCATCAAAGAATTCGGCAACCCTTGTGTTTGCTCCTGAatgttttttttccaaaataattGGGCTTTTAAATTATTAGGGCTGTTGTCAGTTCTTCGTTTTCATCCTCTACCTGTCTCTTTGTTCTGAAGCCAACAACTCTATTTGAACGGACCCAACCAGGTATAGTCAAAAATCGAACTTGTTGGGTAAGCTTATTTATATGTGTGAGTCTTGCATACTCTATTCTAGCATTGTTAATAGCTATAATTGGGAAAAGTATTTAAAACTTCTTAGAGTTGAATGTTACTTTGTTTTGGTGTGAATGACTTTCCAAGATGATAAAGAGGGAGATATTTCAGTGGCCACTACTTTCTTATATTGATATCTAGAACTGACACTCTCCTATGCATGCCAAGGAGTTAGGCTGCTTAAGTAAATGACCAGATGTTCTTGCAAAAAGCTAAGTTGGTTATGTGAAAACAATACAAGATACACTTAAATGTGCTTCTTTCATCTCCTAAGAGTCCCAGACAAAGCAAGATGTTGATCAAAGTGGAAGCCTCATTTACTCAATGATTTGAATATGTATTATGATTTTTGACTAATAATCCATGTCATGCGCCTAATATCTTGCCATGCCTCAGATTACTGACTTGCTTGTCAATGTCACTAAGCACGTTTTGAAGCCAAAGCATCAACTGCTAACTGAAGAAGAGAAACAAAGGCTTCTTGAGAAGTATAACATAGAGGAGAAACAGGTTGGTGTTATTATGGAAGTGATATAGAATTTGTTTTCTTATAGTTTTACATCTCTAGGTGCAGAACATGGTTCTTGCAGCATGTTGTGGCGGCAGCATTTTCTTAAAGTTTCAGAAATGTGCTGCAACCTTTCAAGTTCTTTGATGGTATAGTGAGAAACCAATGTTTCTTGGTATTAATGTACCCCCGTGTTCTAATTCGTAAAATTATCTGGTTGACTTATCTTGATGTTCATTCTGAATAAATGTACTTTGTCATCAACCTAGAAATGCTGATTCTGCTCATACATATTTGATTGATAAGATTCATTGATCCCCAAGTCACATTTTCTGAGAGCTTCTCTGGAGACAATGTTTGTATCTTGTTTATTATTCTCCACTTTTTATCAATTTGTGGATCTTTATTTGGTTTTCTGCCTATTCTTTTATCAGCATCTGCTTCTTTATTAAGTACTCTTATTGAAATATTCCAATCTTTTCAAAGGGCATATGGTTCATAACATCTGATATTCATTTCTTCTTTCCTCAGACAAGATTTTTGATTCCCGGACTAGTTGTATATGCTTTCTGAAAACGTTAAAAATACTTCCAATGTGAAGTTTATGTCTGAGATTTCACCTGAGGCAGCTTCACCCCCCCCGccccacccccaaaaaaaaaaaaaaatctgagaTAGCTGTTGTTTCATTCTTAAATCGGAATTTCTCTGACATATCCACTAAACCATTTTTCAGCTCCCGCGGATGTTGCAAAAAGATGCAATTGCTCGATACTATGGACTTGAAAAGGGGCAGGTGTTGAAGGTTACCTACAATAACGAGATCACTGAGACGCACGTTACCTACAGATGTGTTTGGTGATCATAGATGTTGAGCTCAATCTTGCCCTGAATGTTTGTAGAGATGCTATCTGTGGACTGCTAAATATTAATAGTCCTGTAAATTCTTCTAAGTGCTGCAGAAAGTTTATCAACTCTTATGTATTGTTAATGTTTTAATTGCAgattcctctctctctctctctctctctctcaacttTGGATTGTTCTATTTGCTTTTGCtactctttcttttttatatcCATTCCTTTACTACCATCAGGCGATTTAACTGGATGGCGATATCTTTCTGTTTAACTATTAGCTGGTTATTAAAGGCTGATTTGAGCATGTTGCTGCTAGGTTATATTTGAACTGGGAAGATTCATAGGGATGTTTGCCGAGTCCTTTTACTTTTTATGACCATGTTCAGATTCAAAGTATTTGATCTTGTTAATGGTGATCAAAATCTTATATCAGAAGTCTAAGCGTAAACGGCCAAGCAGTACACAATTTCAATATTCCTGCAGGACAGTTCAGAGGCGAAATGTGAGGATTGTTGCTTCAAGATAAAAGTCTGCAAAATTAGGATCCTGGTTAGGAGCTGCCTCAAACCAGTCCAACGGCCTAATCTGTAATGCATCTGCCATGCCTAATTTGTTTCCACACCGTCTACCTGGTTGCAACATTTTTCACACAGATTTACGATAAGAACTGAACAAACCAGTAGTACTTCACTAAGGCTTTTGAGCTGTTAAATACagtgttttcagaaccggaccggaccggccggttcgaccggttggaccgcgaaccggccatgtcacCGGTCCGGTCTAATGCTAAAGCCGGAAGTTCATGGAGAACCGTTGAAACCCGGACGAACCGTGTGAACCGTTAAGAACCGTGAACCGgcggttttttaaatttttcaacaaaataccAAGTATGGTGTAGCCATGATTCGAACCTAGGTCTCCAGGTTTACATATGACAATCTTACCGCTAGACTATAGttaagtttgttgagaattctacttgactaaaaaatatattaaaacatcaagttcttctcttatttttttttgttcaattttttcttcttaaccatttttaacccaaatatccacaacaagattttctcaagtcttcaccattattatcaggttattatctttagcagattgtaaacaagttgaaaatttcaacttttcttgttttccaacatcttggtaagtttaaattttttcttttcaaggcttttttttctatattattatctttagttgatttttttgcattttcttctttttcccctcaattttcatatgtttccctcattttttgttttatttttatttgattaattaaggatgaaatttttgcaaaagtagtgcacatccatgtaggaattgggtaggaattacaaataataacattgggctggtaaaaaatatggtagttggcacataatcgaagctattgataattgaatttaaaataattaatggtataggatcattgaatttaatataacatgttaattagtaatgtttagtagcaattaattttttatgtgtttaactgtatatttgtttttaaaaaatttttattttttttttagtttgagcaattagattatatttttataatcaaattttaactttttcagcttaagttgattaaattgtgaaggtggtgtggttgcttatcatgccactcataaaagtttgctattcaaatggtttgtcttaacttgaactcttttatggatttttttaagggttgtaaaagaatttcaatatttaatttatttattttttgtgtttttatttgtgataattggtgaacatttggattgtatctatttatgtttataatgaatttatgaaaacttgtggtgaattatgatattttaattatatttatcattccatgtttttatgtataacttttacgaaatttattattatcataacttaaatta from Coffea eugenioides isolate CCC68of unplaced genomic scaffold, Ceug_1.0 ScVebR1_1103;HRSCAF=1902, whole genome shotgun sequence includes these protein-coding regions:
- the LOC113754911 gene encoding DNA-directed RNA polymerase V subunit 5A-like, producing MDVGGKMEMDVDGESYPRCLSSYIDEGSIESHRYYLSRRTVLEMLRDRGFLVPNSEIGLSLQDFRNNYGQQPDIDRLRISALHKDDPSNKILVLFCGPNVVKVNVIRAIANQIMNKDTLSRLILIVQNHMTSQAMKAVDLLPFKVEIFQITDLLVNVTKHVLKPKHQLLTEEEKQRLLEKYNIEEKQLPRMLQKDAIARYYGLEKGQVLKVTYNNEITETHVTYRCVW